The Achromobacter deleyi genome has a window encoding:
- a CDS encoding efflux RND transporter periplasmic adaptor subunit produces MNAATPSTHPARKRLLLTASGVFIVIAIAYGIWWALFGAHFESTDDAYVHGNLVQITPQVPGTVVAIEADDTETVTAGQPLVRLDPADTDVALQQAEAKLAQMVRQVRTYYVQNDALAADVDLRNADILRAQAELTRAQSDVNRRQQLAKSGGVSGEEILHAEAALKSAQSGLAQAKAALAASRAKLATNQALTQGTTVAEHPDVRQAAAGLRNAWLAQSRTVLPAPVGGVIARRSVQVGQRVAPGAALMTVVPLDQVWVEANFKEGQLRKMRIGQPVTMVADLYGSSVTYHGSIAGLDAGTGSAFALLPAQNATGNWIKVVQRVPVRIALDPEDLKKHPLRVGLSMDVEVDVGKQEGEPLTQATRKEPAWSTRAFEPAHDEVDTMISKIIEANLAS; encoded by the coding sequence ATGAACGCTGCCACTCCCTCTACCCACCCCGCACGTAAACGCCTGCTGCTCACGGCATCCGGGGTATTCATTGTCATTGCGATCGCCTACGGCATCTGGTGGGCGCTGTTCGGCGCCCATTTTGAAAGCACGGACGACGCCTATGTGCACGGCAATCTGGTGCAGATCACGCCCCAGGTCCCCGGCACCGTCGTGGCCATCGAAGCCGACGACACCGAGACCGTCACCGCCGGCCAGCCGCTGGTCCGCCTGGACCCGGCCGACACCGACGTGGCCCTGCAGCAGGCCGAGGCCAAGCTGGCGCAAATGGTGCGCCAGGTGCGGACCTACTACGTGCAGAATGATGCGCTGGCCGCCGATGTCGACCTGCGCAACGCCGACATCCTGCGCGCGCAGGCCGAGCTGACCCGCGCGCAAAGCGACGTGAATCGCCGCCAGCAGCTGGCCAAGTCCGGCGGAGTCAGCGGCGAAGAAATCCTGCACGCCGAAGCCGCCCTGAAGTCCGCCCAATCCGGCCTGGCGCAAGCAAAGGCTGCCCTGGCCGCCTCGCGTGCCAAGCTGGCGACCAACCAGGCGTTGACGCAAGGCACCACGGTCGCCGAGCACCCCGACGTGCGCCAGGCGGCAGCGGGCCTGCGCAACGCATGGCTCGCGCAGTCGCGCACCGTGCTGCCCGCGCCCGTGGGCGGCGTCATCGCGCGCCGCAGCGTGCAGGTAGGCCAGCGCGTGGCTCCCGGCGCCGCACTGATGACCGTGGTTCCGCTGGATCAGGTCTGGGTCGAAGCCAACTTCAAGGAAGGCCAGTTGCGCAAGATGCGCATTGGCCAGCCGGTCACGATGGTGGCCGATCTGTACGGCAGCTCGGTGACCTACCACGGCTCCATCGCAGGCCTGGATGCCGGCACGGGCAGCGCCTTCGCGCTGCTGCCGGCCCAGAACGCCACCGGCAACTGGATCAAGGTCGTGCAGCGCGTGCCCGTGCGCATCGCACTGGACCCAGAAGACCTGAAGAAGCACCCGCTGCGCGTGGGCCTCTCCATGGATGTGGAAGTCGACGTGGGCAAGCAGGAAGGCGAGCCCCTGACTCAGGCAACCCGCAAGGAACCGGCCTGGTCGACGCGCGCCTTCGAACCCGCTCACGATGAAGTCGACACCATGATCAGCAAGATCATCGAAGCCAACCTCGCATCATGA
- a CDS encoding DMT family transporter yields MTRHRALTYIHIAAVLFGLTGVFGELIQASAAVITMGRALFAVVSLAIFARMRRKPLLGALTPAQLFVLVIAGALLAAHWVTFFISVKVGGIAIATLGFASFPAFITLFEGLIFRERVRTAEWLLLGLVTAGLVLVTPSFDLADQGTIGLAWGLLSGLSFALLALSNRRSASGMDPMQVACWQNLVVALVMVPFAIGQLPALPAVDWFWLALLGVFCTGLSHYLFVSSLTRLNARSAGLVIALEPVYAIAFAWALFSQQPTSRMMAGAALIVAAIVWSGLRKQAPAAAEPDPAAKIQP; encoded by the coding sequence ATGACTCGACACCGCGCCCTCACCTATATCCATATTGCCGCCGTGCTGTTCGGCCTGACCGGCGTTTTCGGTGAGTTGATCCAGGCCAGCGCCGCCGTCATCACCATGGGACGGGCACTGTTCGCCGTCGTCTCGCTGGCGATCTTTGCCCGCATGCGCCGCAAGCCGCTGCTGGGCGCCCTGACGCCCGCGCAACTGTTCGTGCTGGTGATTGCCGGCGCATTGCTGGCGGCGCATTGGGTCACCTTCTTCATTTCCGTGAAGGTGGGCGGCATCGCCATCGCGACGCTGGGCTTTGCCAGCTTTCCGGCCTTCATCACGCTGTTCGAAGGCCTGATCTTTCGCGAGCGCGTCCGGACTGCGGAATGGCTGCTGCTCGGGCTCGTGACTGCCGGCCTGGTGCTGGTCACGCCCTCGTTCGACCTGGCCGACCAGGGCACGATCGGCCTGGCCTGGGGCCTGCTGTCCGGCCTGAGCTTTGCGCTCCTGGCCTTGAGCAACCGCCGTTCGGCCTCCGGCATGGACCCGATGCAGGTGGCATGCTGGCAGAACCTGGTGGTGGCGCTGGTGATGGTGCCCTTCGCGATCGGCCAGTTGCCTGCCTTGCCCGCCGTGGACTGGTTCTGGCTGGCGCTGCTGGGCGTCTTCTGCACCGGGCTGTCCCACTATCTCTTCGTGTCCAGCCTGACCCGGCTGAATGCGCGCAGCGCTGGGTTGGTGATCGCGCTGGAGCCGGTCTACGCCATCGCCTTCGCCTGGGCGCTGTTCAGCCAGCAGCCGACCTCCCGCATGATGGCCGGCGCGGCCCTGATCGTGGCCGCGATTGTCTGGTCCGGCCTGCGCAAGCAGGCGCCTGCGGCCGCCGAGCCGGACCCGGCCGCGAAGATACAGCCTTGA
- a CDS encoding DHA2 family efflux MFS transporter permease subunit codes for MSTSAQPAGAGAPAEAARPPGTYPPLEGATRIIGSIALSTAVFMNVLDTSIANVSIPTISGDLGVSSSQGTWVITSFAVANAITVPLTGWLTQRFGQVRLFLISTLLFVLASWLCGFSPSLEALIAFRVLQGAVAGPMIPLSQTLMLASFPKSKAGMALAVWSMTTLVAPVAGPLLGGWISDNYTWPWIFYINVPVGLLAAWISWRIYGKRESMTRKLPIDKLGLVLLVVWVGALQIMLDKGKELDWFASPTIIALAATAFVAFVFFLIWELTDAHPVVDLRLFKIRNFTVGALTLAVAYGVFFGNVVLLPLWLQSNMGYTATYAGLVTAPVGLLAILLTPIVGKMLATRDPRQIVTVAFLIFALVCFMRSGFNTQTDVRTLMLPTIIQGAAMAAFFVPLTSITLSSIEPWRIPAASGLSNFLRLTAGAFGTSIATTLWENRATMHHAQLTEIAKPGQQAFDQTMGALQNGLGVSHQQALTMVDGLINAQAFTMSAVDVFYASAIIFLMLTGLVWFARPRSTKAAGGGAAEAAAGAH; via the coding sequence ATGAGCACGTCCGCCCAGCCCGCGGGCGCAGGCGCGCCCGCCGAAGCCGCCCGCCCGCCGGGCACTTATCCGCCGCTGGAAGGCGCCACCCGCATCATCGGGTCCATCGCGCTGTCCACGGCCGTGTTCATGAACGTGCTGGACACCTCGATCGCGAACGTGTCCATCCCCACCATTTCCGGCGACCTGGGCGTGAGCTCCAGCCAGGGCACGTGGGTCATCACCTCATTCGCCGTGGCCAACGCCATCACGGTGCCGCTCACCGGCTGGCTTACGCAACGCTTCGGGCAGGTGCGCCTGTTCCTGATCTCCACCTTGCTGTTCGTGCTGGCGTCCTGGCTCTGCGGCTTCTCGCCATCCCTGGAGGCGCTGATCGCGTTTCGCGTGCTGCAAGGCGCGGTGGCCGGCCCCATGATCCCGCTGTCGCAGACCCTGATGCTGGCCAGCTTTCCGAAGTCCAAGGCAGGCATGGCGCTGGCGGTCTGGTCCATGACCACACTGGTGGCGCCAGTCGCGGGGCCGTTGCTGGGCGGCTGGATCTCGGACAACTACACGTGGCCGTGGATCTTCTACATCAACGTGCCGGTCGGCCTGCTGGCCGCCTGGATCAGCTGGCGCATCTACGGCAAGCGCGAATCCATGACGCGCAAGCTGCCCATCGACAAGCTCGGCCTGGTGCTGCTCGTGGTCTGGGTGGGCGCCTTGCAGATCATGCTGGACAAGGGCAAGGAGCTGGACTGGTTCGCCAGCCCCACCATCATTGCCCTGGCGGCAACCGCTTTCGTGGCGTTCGTCTTCTTCCTGATCTGGGAACTGACCGATGCCCACCCCGTGGTCGACCTGCGCCTGTTCAAGATCCGCAATTTCACGGTCGGTGCGCTGACACTGGCGGTGGCCTATGGCGTGTTCTTCGGCAACGTCGTGCTGCTGCCGCTGTGGCTGCAAAGCAATATGGGCTATACCGCGACCTACGCGGGACTGGTGACCGCCCCCGTCGGCCTGCTGGCCATCCTGCTGACGCCCATCGTGGGCAAGATGCTGGCTACGCGCGACCCGCGGCAGATCGTGACGGTGGCGTTCCTGATCTTCGCGCTGGTGTGCTTCATGCGTTCGGGCTTCAACACCCAGACGGATGTGCGCACGCTGATGCTACCCACCATCATCCAGGGTGCGGCCATGGCGGCGTTCTTCGTGCCGCTGACGTCCATCACGCTGTCCAGCATCGAGCCATGGCGCATTCCGGCGGCCTCAGGCCTGTCGAACTTCCTGCGGCTGACGGCGGGCGCGTTCGGCACGTCGATCGCCACGACGCTGTGGGAAAACCGCGCCACCATGCACCACGCGCAGCTGACCGAGATCGCCAAGCCCGGGCAGCAGGCGTTCGACCAGACCATGGGCGCCTTGCAGAACGGGTTGGGCGTGTCGCACCAACAGGCCCTGACCATGGTGGACGGGCTGATCAACGCCCAGGCTTTCACCATGTCCGCGGTGGACGTGTTCTACGCCTCGGCGATCATCTTCCTCATGCTGACCGGTCTGGTCTGGTTCGCGCGGCCCCGTTCCACCAAGGCGGCAGGCGGCGGCGCGGCGGAAGCGGCGGCCGGCGCGCACTGA
- a CDS encoding efflux transporter outer membrane subunit, which yields MKRLLSTVLVLALGGCALMDSEPQPLAALDAAKLGLTGQAAEWPATQWWERYGDPQLNALMVEALANSPSMSAAQARLAKANAAVSTARAPLLPRVDADYSLTREHLSKDYIYPAPLGGSVVSDNRLALDFSYELDFWGKNRSRLQSAVSQQEAAAADEQAARNMLASATVRAYLNLQNAFSQRDVLNRVLAQRAEVLALTQGRYSAGLDTQVEVKQAESSLAAGKVELTQTETTLAQLRNQVAALAGAGPQRGQALTPVALTAPAGSVPASVPLDLLGHRPDVTAARWRAEAARHAIDSAKAEFYPNVNLAAFVGFQAMGTGNLLGADARMAGFGPAVTLPIFHGGELNANLAGRRAEADLAVSDYNQTVLDAAHQVADALDGLRLLDQEKAQQRQAREAIEAAYDLAVKRYKAGMGNYITVLIAQTGVLTQARLDTDLRIRAYQLDANLATALGGGYAPRAESAPNPIH from the coding sequence ATGAAACGCCTTCTTTCTACCGTATTGGTGCTGGCCCTGGGCGGTTGCGCATTGATGGATTCCGAGCCCCAGCCCCTGGCAGCGCTGGATGCGGCCAAGCTGGGACTGACCGGCCAGGCCGCCGAGTGGCCCGCCACGCAATGGTGGGAGCGCTACGGCGACCCGCAACTCAACGCACTGATGGTTGAAGCGCTGGCAAACAGCCCGTCGATGAGCGCCGCGCAAGCCCGCCTGGCCAAGGCCAATGCCGCCGTCAGCACCGCGCGCGCGCCGTTGCTGCCGCGCGTGGACGCGGACTATTCGCTGACTCGCGAGCATCTGTCCAAGGATTACATCTACCCCGCGCCCCTGGGCGGTTCCGTCGTCAGCGACAACCGGCTGGCGCTGGACTTCAGCTATGAGCTGGATTTCTGGGGCAAGAACCGCTCGCGCCTGCAATCCGCCGTGTCGCAGCAGGAAGCCGCCGCCGCGGACGAGCAAGCGGCGCGCAACATGCTGGCCAGCGCCACCGTGCGCGCCTACCTGAACCTGCAGAATGCCTTTTCCCAGCGCGACGTGCTGAACCGCGTGCTGGCGCAGCGAGCCGAGGTGCTGGCGCTGACGCAGGGCCGTTATTCAGCCGGGCTGGACACCCAGGTCGAGGTCAAGCAGGCGGAATCGTCGCTTGCCGCCGGCAAGGTGGAATTGACCCAGACCGAGACCACGCTGGCGCAATTGCGCAACCAGGTCGCCGCACTTGCTGGCGCGGGACCGCAGCGCGGGCAAGCGCTGACCCCGGTGGCGCTGACCGCGCCCGCCGGCTCCGTACCCGCCAGCGTCCCGCTGGATCTGCTGGGGCACCGCCCCGACGTCACTGCCGCCCGCTGGCGCGCCGAGGCCGCGCGGCATGCCATCGACAGCGCCAAAGCCGAGTTCTATCCCAACGTGAACCTGGCCGCGTTCGTGGGCTTCCAGGCCATGGGCACCGGCAACCTGCTGGGCGCCGACGCCCGCATGGCCGGTTTCGGCCCCGCGGTCACGCTGCCCATCTTCCACGGCGGCGAACTCAACGCCAATCTCGCGGGCCGCCGCGCCGAGGCGGACCTCGCGGTGTCGGACTACAACCAGACCGTGCTGGACGCCGCGCATCAGGTCGCCGACGCGCTCGACGGCCTGCGTCTGCTCGACCAGGAAAAGGCCCAGCAACGGCAGGCGCGCGAAGCCATCGAGGCGGCTTACGACCTGGCCGTCAAACGCTACAAGGCCGGCATGGGCAACTACATCACCGTGCTGATCGCGCAAACCGGCGTGCTGACCCAGGCACGTCTGGACACCGACCTGCGCATCCGCGCCTATCAGCTCGACGCCAATCTGGCCACGGCCCTGGGCGGCGGTTACGCCCCCCGCGCCGAGTCCGCCCCGAACCCCATTCATTGA
- a CDS encoding MarR family winged helix-turn-helix transcriptional regulator, with the protein MNAAPPLPTPETPDTPVHYRNDTRCMAEDNAGYLIKLAYHSLTRMLDQEMAPLDLTAMQWRPLAMVFLGRADTPAELARLNAMDTGAMTRALDRLEAKGLLRRNRSQEDRRVVKIELTELGEAKAREIPANIARSLNHHLRGFSTDEVTQLMHFLRRMIANGSAAGAPSER; encoded by the coding sequence ATGAATGCCGCGCCTCCCCTGCCTACGCCCGAAACGCCTGATACCCCCGTCCACTATCGCAACGACACCCGTTGCATGGCGGAAGACAACGCCGGCTACCTGATCAAGCTGGCCTACCACTCCCTCACCCGGATGCTGGACCAGGAAATGGCCCCCCTGGATCTCACCGCCATGCAATGGCGCCCCCTGGCCATGGTCTTTCTGGGGCGCGCCGATACGCCCGCCGAACTGGCGCGGCTCAACGCCATGGACACCGGCGCCATGACCCGCGCGCTGGACCGCCTGGAAGCCAAAGGGCTGCTGCGCCGCAACCGCAGCCAGGAAGACCGCCGCGTGGTCAAGATTGAACTGACCGAACTGGGCGAGGCCAAGGCCCGCGAAATTCCCGCAAACATCGCACGCTCGCTCAATCACCATCTGCGCGGTTTTTCCACCGACGAAGTCACCCAGCTCATGCATTTCCTGCGCCGGATGATCGCCAACGGTTCCGCGGCAGGCGCCCCATCCGAACGCTGA